The following is a genomic window from Drosophila busckii strain San Diego stock center, stock number 13000-0081.31 chromosome 2L, ASM1175060v1, whole genome shotgun sequence.
AAGCGGAAGTAAAATatgaacaataaaataaattgtaagctaCTCAGTTTAACTTTAAACTTGCTGCTGAAGTGAACTACATTTGAcagtatttaaaatgcattccAAATATATTTGGCTGTGTGTCATTTTTTTCGGTTATGTCgagtcaattaatttatatccgcgaaaaatatgcaatagaAGTAAAACAGTTACCTTTACGAAATTTGTTACTAGAAATGTGTTGATCACATAtcgcagttttttttatagaataagAAACAGATATGAACCTCGTCAAGTAGAAGaggtaaattaaaaaatagaaacaataTTGAAAGCTATACAAACTGTAATTTACGagaaaagttaaacaaaatttatttctttaaaaacGTACTGACTTTCGggaattaattgtatataaatagctGTGTTATCCTTATcctttttaaaattgcttcTGCGTGAGCTGGTTGCTTAATCTTTTTTTTGACTTTTTAtgattcaattgcaatttgaataacTTGATTATAAGTATAAAATGTACATTGGGAACAAGTGTTCGAATTCAAATGCAGTGCTTTATACTCAGATTGCTTAAAGTTCGCtccaaaaatatattcttcAAATAGAAACACAACGGCCATTGCActcatttgcttaaaaatattccaaaaatTCTTTagatttgttattttttattattaaaagtaaagcgTAGCTCAATAAAAGAGGAAAGCTTTTCGGCGGTATATCTAAAGAGTGTCAGCGACAATCGCTTGCTTAAAAACCGAAAATGTTTAGTCTCTTAGCTTAgcgtattttttaaaattaattttaatttaaagtaattataaGCATCAGCGCCTCTTAATTAAATCCGGACTACGCCCATGTAatatacaataattataagctcgtcgtcgtcgccgtagttttttttttaaataagctaGCCACCTTATCCATAAATTTGCAAGTAAGCTCAGTgataagctaaaaatttgcCATATACTGACCaaaataagaatttaaatattctggATTTCTGGAGCTAAGCTTTTCCTTTTTAGACCATTAGACTCCATTAAACATTTCTGGCCTCTCTTCACCCTTGGGTCTCCCCTTTCCTACGCATCTGACAGTGCAAGCAACAACACCGAGCTCTTGAAATTAatgtacaattaatttaatttacaatttgattttttctaGACCGCCTATAGAACTGAGATCGAGCACTATTGCTGTCCTGGCTACACAGGCTCAACCGAAAATTGTCAGCCCGTCTGCTCTGACGGCTGTGGTGCTCACAGCTTCTGCGTAGCGCCAGGTCAATGCGCCTGCATGGCGGGCTATGGATCCAACGCCGGCGACGACTGTTTGCCCCAGTGTAGCGTTGGATGTGCCGCGCACAGTTTCTGTGCTGCACCCGATCGATGTGACTGCGAGCCAGGCTATGCGTTGACAGCAGGCACTTGCCAGCCCATTTGCACTGGAGgatgtggcagccacagctacTGCCAAGCGCCGCAGCTGTGCGTCTGCGAGGCGGGCTATGCAGCAGACGCGGCAGGCGCCTGTCAGCCGCAATGCGCGCCCTCCTGTGGCGCCCACAGTCGCTGCAGCAAGCCCAATGTGTGCGAGTGGCCTGGAGGGCTATGCCGCTGCGTTCGGATGGCAGCTGTCAGCCAGTTTGCAACGAGAGTTGTCCAGagcacagcagctgccaagcgCCGCAGCAATGCGGCTGCGTGGCTGGCTATGTGGCCAAGGGCGAGCTGTGCGTGCCGCAATGCGATCAAGAGTGCTACGATTATGCGCAGTGTGTGGCGCCGAACACTTGCGAATGCTACAGCGGCTACGAGGAGTCGGAGCTGGAGCACAAGTGTGTGCCCAAGTGCAGCCAAGGCTGCAGCAACGGCTACTGCTATCAGCCCGAGGTGTGCGCCTGCAACAGCGGCTACCTCATGGGCCCCAACAACACTTGCGAGCCGCAGTGCAGCAAAAGCTGCGTGCACGGCCATTGCCACTCGCCCGATATCTGTGAATGTGAGCCTGGCTATCGCTTTGCTGCCGGCTCCCAGCATATATGTGAGCCCATTTGCGAGCCAGCGTGCCAGCTCGGCGACTGCGTAGCGCCCCAGACCTGTCTCTGTCACCTGGAGCACGAGCCCACGGCTACTGCGCACATTTGCCAGCCCAGCTGCCAAGTGAActgcatcaacagcagctgtgtgGCGCCCGCTCAGTGCGCTTGCTGGCCGAACTATGTGCCACTCACTGCTACAAGCTGCAGACCCAACTGCAGTCAGGGCTATGAGTGGACCTATGCGGGCTGCCAACTGCTCAGCACAACAACTGAGCTCACCACTGAGCTGCCCACTGAGCTTACCACAGCATCAACTGAGACTAGCACACTTCAAGCCCTCAACTTGAACTGCACCAGCAGTTGCCATTGCTGGCATGAGCTCAATGATGCCTCTGCTCTGCCCAAGTGCGCGCATGTTTGCCAGGATGAGTACGATCAGCCTTGCCTGGACTTTGCTGCATGCCACTGCGATCTGCTGACACAACAGTTGCTTTGCCTGGAGCCTGCGCAGCCGCAACTCAAACGTTATGTCTGCAAAGTGCCAGCCAAGGCTTTGGACAAGGCCACTCAAGAGGCTGCGCTCAACGCCACCAAGGCCAAGCCGACTGCTCCCAAATGGCCCTTGATTGTTGCCTGTGCTGTTGGCCTACTCGCGCTGCTTGTCAGCCTGGCCAGCATTAGCCACTACTATCTGAAGCATCGTCGAGCTCAGCAAGAAATCAATCAGCTTACGACTGCACTTAGCATTTCCCATTACGATAATGAGCTTTAACCTTTTACTTTACATACCCCCCCAATGCagttttataaaatgcaatttataaaatattgatcTGGAACAGCTtcaagcatatttttaaaaagtgtttttatgctttggcaagctgctataaattttgattaaaaaatattatattgtttgtattatgaataaaaaaaagtgcatattaaattatttacccGTAAGCACATGGTAGACTGTTCATgatattgcaaataattttgtatgtaaaataactaaaacatTTGAATGAATAGCTAATATAATCTATTGTGATAGTGACGGGTAATCGGGTGAATTTTACCAAAATTCTTTCAAAAATATGTAAGTTTCTTCACAGTAGCAATTTGGATAATCCACGGAAACTCAATTTTCacatcaataaaaattgctttcatgaaaagcaaaaaataaaaagctcactaaaatcaataaaaaatatccaTTCGAGCAGAAGTTGTCGTTAGCTGGACTATTTAggataaaatacaataaatatagtCACGTCAGGAACATTCAAAATTGTTCTTTCTCGAAGGAGGAGGACGCGATCCGGGGACTGGCACGACCAATGTAAAATTTGGAGTGCAGCAGGCAAAATGGCAAATGTCAACTTTGAAATAAGTttagaaaaaaatgtacaaatttgtttaaagtgaGTAGTCGAGCTGAGCATAGGGATTACATCTCACGACAACTCTAGCTATTTCATGAGCAACTAGTGAAATCTATGATTACTCGCTAGCCACATTCGATAGCAATGGACAGAGTGTTCAATTcctttttaaatgcatttagtaAACGCgccaaaatatgtataaaaatactgATTCATTCACACAAAACCCTATTTGGAATAAACCCTGTAAACCCTAAAACTGTTTGCAGTTCGTATCCGATTAATTGCAATAACGAGCATTTCCCTTTAAGCCATAAACCATTAAAAGCATTTCTCATTATGATAAtgagctttaacttttaactttaCAGAAACACATGCAGAATACCCAGacttattgaaattgaattaaaatgcataagaTATTGCCAGCCAAGtggctcataaatatttttataagctttttCTCAAGCgcttttgcaaaaattaaatatatacatttgctataaattgtggcttaataaaaatattgtattgtgAATAAAGCAAgtgcttataaaaattgttttaagaTACGGGTACACACATGGTTGACTGCTCGTGATAGGAGTAGCCAGGATCACAGATGCAACGATTTTGACTCACGCATACGCCGTTGGTGCATTTTCTAAGTAGAAGAGAGAGAAGgaattgattttattgttcATCATTTAATTCAAATCACAGTAATGTATATAAATCCAGCAGGATATTGAACgtttcaaacaatttgttttgttggattatttttaataatctcaaataattgcaaattattttttaactaattgcttttaaaaatatgtaaaataattttaaaatacgaGTAATCGATTGAGTGAGGATTATAATTCctaattatttaatagttaTAATCATTAATCAATACTCACTGATAGCAATCGGCTTGACAAACGCCATCCTTGAGCTTGTAGCCTGAGCCGCAGTCGCATTCATTTTGCTCCTTGCAGAGCCCTCCGATGCCACAGTCGGGATCACAGACGGGCTCGCAGCCATTGTTGGTCAGCTGGTAGCCCTTGGCGCAGCTGCAAATCTCGGGCGCCGTGCAGTTGTGCCTGGGATTGTTGTcacagccgctgctgcagaTGGGGCGGCAAAAGCGACGCGTTTCGTCCAGCTTATAGCCCGGCTCGCATTGGCAGCTGCCGTCGAGGAAGCAGCGCCCATTCTGACAGCCCAGCGGGCAGGCAAACACGCAGTCCCCATTGTCGTTCTTCACAAAGCCCTCATAGCAATCGCATCCGCCGGGATGCTGACAACTGCCATTcagacagctgcagctgggaCGGCAGACAGTGACGCCCATGAAGCGCATGGCCGCATAGCCTGTGCAGCAGACTTCGATCATGGACAGCTTGTTGGTTATATCCGTTTGTATAAGACTGGCCTGCGCATACTTGGGCACAATTTCAGGGCTGCAggtcaattaaattaaatcgatTTCTAATAACAAACGATAATTTGGCACTTACGGCACCCAAATACGGCATTTGTGCAATTTGCCATTGGACAACTGCTCGTGCTCACGTTTCATATATTTCCGATCCTGTGGCTGCGGCACTGGCGGAAACTCTAAGCCATTGGGTCTTGAATAGCGCGTTTGtggtctgttgttgttgttgttgttgttgttgttataataGCGACGTGGCTCCTCATCCTCATCCGGCCTTGCGTCATAGCGTACCCGTGCGTATTCGGGCAAATTGGCCTCAATGCTCAGGATGCCAAGCAGCATCAGGAGTGGAGCAAGTGCACGCATTGCCTCGTGATCTGTTctaagctttgctttgctaaatTCTAACTGAAATTCTCAAGATTCGCTTGCCCGCTCCACTGGCCCAGAAATACTAAAACAGCTCGCTTATCagcttgtatttatattttattttttatttcatttagaCAATGTTTTGAGCTCTCATTCGAActattgcaaaatgtttttagaaATAGTTCTATGGGTAAATCAACAAACATATTGAATGCTCTTACTCAATACTCAaacttaacttatttattttatttatttattatacaaactaatttaataactaaagatGGCGAGTGCTAGGTActatgtattaaaaaaaagaagaaaatataatgtagttcctaaataattaaaaaaaaaaaaataatatcaataatttaaaccacaaaaaatttaatgtttcctttattgatttaatgttatataatataatatatattttgcttacatctattaaacatttttaataaaattaaataaataaatatatataaaataatgaataaatatgtACAACTGACATGAATTTGAAAATGATTTGATTggatgtataaaatatataattttctcAATAAggaaaaattacattataacTGAACcgaaaaaacataaaattatgagtaaattttgacatttaaatgtaaattatttttttcaatgcacctaatgtataaatatgaaataaaatatatgaataaaatatatgaaatctaaaaaaatgtattttttaaaaaatgcatgaaaTTGGATTAGCACATTTTGAACAAATTTTCCCACTGTGGCACTCAGTGCTTAAATGTAAGACGAGTGCTCTTAATTCCAATGCTGCGCAATCTCTcgctaatattttaattaaaagccagtgctgcggctgctgctgcttatcgctgaagcttcagcttcagcttctgCTGCGATTAGACGCTGACCCGCTTCTCCAACTGCGCCGCCGTTAAGCCAAACAGTAAACAATCGCGTCTTGGCTGCGGCAGCAGTTTGTCACCCTAGACTTGAAAACCGAGGAAAGATCTGAAATTGTTGGAGGCATGTCACCATTGCTGCGCGCCTTGGGCAGACAAACGTGTCTATTGCTgatctgtctgtgtctgttaGATGCGCTCGAGACGCAGTACGAGTTCCAtgagcagcaagtgcagcagcgcaTTATCGATGAGCAGCATCGgctgcatcagcagcaaatgtggctgaagcagcagcgcgaGGCGCAGGACCAACTGCGACGTTATTCCTCCACGACAAGCACGAGGAAGCCTTATATAATGCCACAAGGTCTCTCGCTGCCACAACGTGGCGTGTATCCGGAGAAATGCTATCGCGAGGTGCCGTAAGTAAGCTGAAGGCAAAAagataaatatatgtaaataataaatttgtgtgtgggcAGCGCTGTTTTCTTCCAAGTTGACAAGCAAGTCAAGATCGTTGGCAACAGCACCAACAATCGCTTCTTCAATGTGATCGAGGTCTGCTGCAAGGGCTGGCGTCGCTACGAGTACGACTGGAGTCGCTGTGTGCCGGACTGCGGAGAACGCTGCCGGGAGAATGGCTTCTGTCTGCCCGGCGGCATTTGCAAGTGCTTCGACGACTTTGTGCTCAACTATCGCAACAACTGCGTGCCCACCTGCCCACTGGGCTGTCCACACGGCCAATGCTATCTCAACGGCACCTGCCGCTGCGACAAAGGCTTCGAGCTGGACGGCTCGCGCAAGTTCTGCCAGCCGCAGTGCAATCAAACCTGCAGCCACAATGAGATCTGCCTGGAGCCAGGCAAATGCGTCTGCGCCGAGGGCTATGCTCGTGGCCTGCGCGAATCCAACGTCATGGGCTGCCAGCCCATGTGTGTGCCTGACTGCGGCTACGGACACTGCGTTGCGCCCAATCAATGCGAATGCTTTCCGGGCTATCAGAAGCGTCTCAATCGCACCTCCTGCGAAGCCAACAGCTATCTGTAAGTCACTTCAAACGAAAGCAATTCTTTAATTCATCTCTTGATCGATTGCAGCCGCTGCGAGAACGGCTTCTGCGCCAATCGCACCCACTGCGTCTGCCAGAATGGCTATCGCTTTGACCTCAACACCACCAGCTGCCTGCCCGACTGCGGCTACGACTGCGACAATGGGGTCTG
Proteins encoded in this region:
- the LOC108603513 gene encoding tenascin-X, yielding MRALAPLLMLLGILSIEANLPEYARVRYDARPDEDEEPRRYYNNNNNNNNNRPQTRYSRPNGLEFPPVPQPQDRKYMKREHEQLSNGKLHKCRIWVPPEIVPKYAQASLIQTDITNKLSMIEVCCTGYAAMRFMGVTVCRPSCSCLNGSCQHPGGCDCYEGFVKNDNGDCVFACPLGCQNGRCFLDGSCQCEPGYKLDETRRFCRPICSSGCDNNPRHNCTAPEICSCAKGYQLTNNGCEPVCDPDCGIGGLCKEQNECDCGSGYKLKDGVCQADCYQKCTNGVCVSQNRCICDPGYSYHEQSTMCVPVS
- the LOC108608532 gene encoding LOW QUALITY PROTEIN: multiple epidermal growth factor-like domains protein 10 (The sequence of the model RefSeq protein was modified relative to this genomic sequence to represent the inferred CDS: deleted 2 bases in 1 codon; substituted 1 base at 1 genomic stop codon), whose translation is MAGRVLSLMCLMLAHLALSSGSTNWTCLPKLVITTKQIKQQVEHIVTSPTGEQTKRLIWEEQEVPIPEVTDSDVASCKPKCEPKCSLHADCVRGEQPSCKCWPGYKPSYKQNRRMRCEPECNENCGEHTVCLKPGACVCLQGYERVANGSNCQPICKQECGSNKHCAAPDQCKCNSKFVENELGACQPACNHRLCGANEQCVGPDKCECKPGFERKQQTCVPICKDGCGPHEQCGEPGVCECVPGYEKQRAGEQCQPICSQGCGAHGFCAAPDRCQCKQDYHKRSGDCEPICNTGCGKNTLCRDPGACVCQDGYERPYGSDDCEPVCTPLCTANAHCVAPNHCVCHEGYQFNQTRHCEPVCAPKCEAHSYCQLPGECACRDGYLGEGNHCQPFCSKECGDNSYCLAPNQCECVAGYTSTDPSKRNCSSNTPLWLIIVIAVVSLLVVIAIISFIVFVVSRREVEMSYSTQVDTDLPQGHDNSTYLIVTYLKNDFGNVSPQVHEWWSRFDRKYSIQNFWKPRTAYRTEIEHYCCPGYTGSTENCQPVCSDGCGAHSFCVAPGQCACMAGYGSNAGDDCLPQCSVGCAAHSFCAAPDRCDCEPGYALTAGTCQPICTGGCGSHSYCQAPQLCVCEAGYAADAAGACQPQCAPSCGAHSRCSKPNVXVAWRAMPLRSDGSCQPVCNESCPEHSSCQAPQQCGCVAGYVAKGELCVPQCDQECYDYAQCVAPNTCECYSGYEESELEHKCVPKCSQGCSNGYCYQPEVCACNSGYLMGPNNTCEPQCSKSCVHGHCHSPDICECEPGYRFAAGSQHICEPICEPACQLGDCVAPQTCLCHLEHEPTATAHICQPSCQVNCINSSCVAPAQCACWPNYVPLTATSCRPNCSQGYEWTYAGCQLLSTTTELTTELPTELTTASTETSTLQALNLNCTSSCHCWHELNDASALPKCAHVCQDEYDQPCLDFAACHCDLLTQQLLCLEPAQPQLKRYVCKVPAKALDKATQEAALNATKAKPTAPKWPLIVACAVGLLALLVSLASISHYYLKHRRAQQEINQLTTALSISHYDNEL
- the LOC108603117 gene encoding tenascin codes for the protein MSPLLRALGRQTCLLLICLCLLDALETQYEFHEQQVQQRIIDEQHRLHQQQMWLKQQREAQDQLRRYSSTTSTRKPYIMPQGLSLPQRGVYPEKCYREVPAVFFQVDKQVKIVGNSTNNRFFNVIEVCCKGWRRYEYDWSRCVPDCGERCRENGFCLPGGICKCFDDFVLNYRNNCVPTCPLGCPHGQCYLNGTCRCDKGFELDGSRKFCQPQCNQTCSHNEICLEPGKCVCAEGYARGLRESNVMGCQPMCVPDCGYGHCVAPNQCECFPGYQKRLNRTSCEANSYLRCENGFCANRTHCVCQNGYRFDLNTTSCLPDCGYDCDNGVCISPGNCRCFNGYERKRQRCEAICERGCGFYGTCIAPNVCGCARVQGPESSYQNCELGYCNGEGHCRCLEGKTRFIDKCMSPDSVTTYASQNPIRVNASLIHEFDLLLGRYFVLGSADWYWGE